The Pseudalkalibacillus hwajinpoensis DNA window GAATAAAAAAGAGAACGATTCCCATACCGACCATTGCCAGCTTATTTCTCCTGAATCCCTTCCAGGCTTCACGCCATGGTGATATTACTTCTTCGTCTGGTTGCTTTGATACATTCACTTGCTTTTGCGGAGCAATTTCAGCCATTTCGAAGCCCCCTTAGTTGTATTTGATTCGAGGATCAATTGCAGCATATAGCAGATCGACAATTAAATTAATAAACACAAAGATAATCGCAACAATTAAGATACCAGATTGAATAACCGGGTAATCTCTGAAGTTAATAGCATCGTAAATATAACGTCCAATACCAGGCCAGCCAAAGATGGTTTCTGTCAGAATAGCACCACCAAGCAAAAGCCCCATTTGCAAACCAATGACGGTTAATACAGGAATAAATGCATTTTTAAGAGAGTGCTTGTACACGACCCAGAACATACCTGTTCCTTTCGCTCGTGCAGTACGTACGAAATCAGAACGCATTACTTCAAGCATGCTTGATCGCGTCATTCTAGCAATGATTGCCATCGGAATCGTTCCGAGTGCAATTCCTGGCAAGATCAAGTGCTTAATCACTTCAACAAACTGATCCATTCTACCCTGGATAAGCGTATCAATGAGATAAAGATGAGTGATCGCTTCAACCGGATTTCGTACATTTTCACGACCTGTTGATGGTAGCCAACCAAGCTCAAGGGAGAATGCCCACTGTTCCATCAAACCAAGCCAGAAAACCGGCATCGAAACCCCAACAAGCGCAAGTACCATTGCGGTGTAGTCAAACCATGAATTTTGAAACCATGCACTAATGATTCCCGCATTAACACCGATAAAGATCGCAATAACCATGGCTACAAGTGATAATTCGAGAGTTGCAGCAAGGTACGGCCAGATCTCTCCGCTAATGTCTGAACTCGTTCTAAGAGACGTGCCAAGGTCGCCGGTAAATAAGTTTTTAATATAGTCTACATATTGAAGATACCATGGCTGATCGAGTCCAAGCTGTTTCGTTAAACTCTTAATCGCTTCCTCTGTTGCCTGTTGACCAAGAATAACCTGTGCTGGGTCTCCAGGAATCGCTCGAATCATGAAAAACACGATCAGTGTCATCCCAAATAAAACAGGGATAAGCATTAACAGTCTTCTTACTGTATAAGCAAGCATGTACTCACCTCTTCTTCCTTATGTACAATTCATGAATGCAATCAGTTATGTAATAAAGGGGAGTGAGTTACTCCCCTCCCTTTTTCTACTCTATTGTTACTTTAGTAAGTTTGTCAGAGCCAGTTGGGTGTGGAGTAAACCCTTCGATTGAACTTTTACCACCAAGTGCTGGCTTGGAGTGTACAAGTGGAATCCACGGTGCATCTTCATGGATGATTTCCTGCGCCTCTGCATATAGCTTATTCCGTTCTTCTTCATCTGGAGTTGATTGTGCTTCAATCAGAATGTCATGAAGCTCTTGATTTTCATAATACGTGTAGTTATTACTTCCGATGTTATCCTGGTCAAGCAAAACATATAGGAAGTTATCAGCGTCACCGTTATCTCCAGTCCAACCAAGAAGGAAACTATCCGCTTCACCATTACGAGCCTTCTCGAGATACGTTGCCCACTCATAAGATTTGATCTCAGCTTTTACACCAATTTCAGCAAAGTTCTTTTGAAGAACTTCAGCTACTTTTTGACCATCTGGCATATATGGACGTGGAACTGGCATTGCCCAAAGTTCCATTTCGAATCCATCTTCATAGCCAGCTTCTTTAAGAAGTTCTTTCGCCTTCTCTACATCATATTCGTAAGGTTCGATTTCATCATTATAGCCACCGATAACAGGAGGCATTGGGTTTTTTGCCGGCTCTGCCTGACCTGCGTAGAACGAATCAATAAGCGCCTGCTTATCAACAGCATGGTTTAAAGCCTGACGAACAAGCTTGTCTTTTAATGGACCACGATTTGTTGTCAAACCAAGATACCCTACGTTCATAGACGGGCGGAAGAATGTTTGAAGATCTGGATTATCTTCTACCTGTTGTACATCAGATGGGTTAAGTCCATCCATCAAGTCAATCTCGCCGGCCATCAGTGCATTCAGGCGTGCTGAGTTATCAGGGATCGCTCTGAAAATGACACTATCAAGCTTCGGATAACCTTCCATCCAATAGTCCTCATTCTTATTAAGTACAATTTTGTCATTTCGGCTCCATTGATCAAACACAAATGGACCAGTACCTACAGGATTCTCACCAAACTTGTCCCCCTGTTTCTCAAGTGCATCAGGACTTGCAATTGCAAATGGTGACATCGCGATATTTTTAAGGAATGGCGCCTGTGGACGCTTCAACTTAAATTCAACCGTGTAATCGTCTGTTGCTGTAACGCTTTCAATAACGTGTCCTTCATCGCCTTTAAATCCACCAAACATGGATTTGTAATAATAGAACGCTTCTTCCGTACCATTCATCCAGCGCTCGAAGTTGTACACAACAGCATCAGCGTTGAAATCAGTACCATCGTGGAACTTAACGCCTTCGCGTAGAGTGAATGTATACGTTTTACCATCTTCGGAAACTTCCCAGTCTTTTGCAAGAGCTTCCTGGACATCCGTATTATCATCGCCATAAT harbors:
- a CDS encoding ABC transporter permease, yielding MLAYTVRRLLMLIPVLFGMTLIVFFMIRAIPGDPAQVILGQQATEEAIKSLTKQLGLDQPWYLQYVDYIKNLFTGDLGTSLRTSSDISGEIWPYLAATLELSLVAMVIAIFIGVNAGIISAWFQNSWFDYTAMVLALVGVSMPVFWLGLMEQWAFSLELGWLPSTGRENVRNPVEAITHLYLIDTLIQGRMDQFVEVIKHLILPGIALGTIPMAIIARMTRSSMLEVMRSDFVRTARAKGTGMFWVVYKHSLKNAFIPVLTVIGLQMGLLLGGAILTETIFGWPGIGRYIYDAINFRDYPVIQSGILIVAIIFVFINLIVDLLYAAIDPRIKYN
- a CDS encoding ABC transporter substrate-binding protein → MKKTIYSLVFVLLLSIGLAGCGGSNETNGNGGGDSEGGEASGGTLIFGRGGDSVSLDPASVTDGESFKVTKNIFDTLLDYGDDNTDVQEALAKDWEVSEDGKTYTFTLREGVKFHDGTDFNADAVVYNFERWMNGTEEAFYYYKSMFGGFKGDEGHVIESVTATDDYTVEFKLKRPQAPFLKNIAMSPFAIASPDALEKQGDKFGENPVGTGPFVFDQWSRNDKIVLNKNEDYWMEGYPKLDSVIFRAIPDNSARLNALMAGEIDLMDGLNPSDVQQVEDNPDLQTFFRPSMNVGYLGLTTNRGPLKDKLVRQALNHAVDKQALIDSFYAGQAEPAKNPMPPVIGGYNDEIEPYEYDVEKAKELLKEAGYEDGFEMELWAMPVPRPYMPDGQKVAEVLQKNFAEIGVKAEIKSYEWATYLEKARNGEADSFLLGWTGDNGDADNFLYVLLDQDNIGSNNYTYYENQELHDILIEAQSTPDEEERNKLYAEAQEIIHEDAPWIPLVHSKPALGGKSSIEGFTPHPTGSDKLTKVTIE